In Excalfactoria chinensis isolate bCotChi1 chromosome 3, bCotChi1.hap2, whole genome shotgun sequence, one DNA window encodes the following:
- the TDRP gene encoding testis development-related protein isoform X2: protein MWKLNKSSKVLLDDSPEEEETRPRGPLPPAAAFAAPQVQGASFRGWKEVTSMFNKDDEQQLLAGCKSPKSKGTNLKLKEEMKSEKKPGFWDSLVIKQNVQSRKPDEIEGWEPPQITAADSASDAATALSDYSAWSGWEDETKGSTKYTNLTSSGNSSRWSIKSAGKLVSIRRQSKGNLTDNWEELE from the exons ATGTGGAAGCTCAACAAGAGCAGCAAAGTTCTCCTGGACGACTCCCCCGAGGAGGAGGAGAcgcggccccgcggcccgctgccgcccgccgccgccttCGCGGCCCCCCAG GTTCAAGGCGCAAGTTTCCGGGGTTGGAAGGAAGTGACATCTATGTTCAATAAAGATGATGAGCAGCAATTGCTGGCCGGATGCAAGTCTCCAAAATCCAAAGG AACAAACCTGAAATTAAAGGAAGAGATGAAGTCAGAAAAGAAGCCAGGTTTTTGGGACAGTTTGGTGATAAAGCAGAACGTCCAGTCTAGGAAACCAGATGAGATTGAGGGCTGGGAACCACCACAGATTACTGCTGCTGACTCTGCCAGTGATGCAGCAACTGCTTTAAGTGACTATTCAGCCTGGTCAGGCTGGGAAGATGAAACCAAAGGCTCCACAAAATACACAAACCTGACCAGCTCAGGAAACAGTTCCAGGTGGAGTATCAAATCAGCTGGAAAGCTGGTTAGTATTAGACGTCAGAGCAAAGGTAACCTTACTGACAACTGGGAAGAACTGGAATGA
- the TDRP gene encoding testis development-related protein isoform X1, which produces MWKLNKSSKVLLDDSPEEEETRPRGPLPPAAAFAAPQNKDQSLHDEVPSSVSQLATKVQGASFRGWKEVTSMFNKDDEQQLLAGCKSPKSKGTNLKLKEEMKSEKKPGFWDSLVIKQNVQSRKPDEIEGWEPPQITAADSASDAATALSDYSAWSGWEDETKGSTKYTNLTSSGNSSRWSIKSAGKLVSIRRQSKGNLTDNWEELE; this is translated from the exons ATGTGGAAGCTCAACAAGAGCAGCAAAGTTCTCCTGGACGACTCCCCCGAGGAGGAGGAGAcgcggccccgcggcccgctgccgcccgccgccgccttCGCGGCCCCCCAG aaTAAAGACCAGTCTCTTCATGATGAAGTTCCATCTTCAGTGTCTCAACTTGCAACAAAG GTTCAAGGCGCAAGTTTCCGGGGTTGGAAGGAAGTGACATCTATGTTCAATAAAGATGATGAGCAGCAATTGCTGGCCGGATGCAAGTCTCCAAAATCCAAAGG AACAAACCTGAAATTAAAGGAAGAGATGAAGTCAGAAAAGAAGCCAGGTTTTTGGGACAGTTTGGTGATAAAGCAGAACGTCCAGTCTAGGAAACCAGATGAGATTGAGGGCTGGGAACCACCACAGATTACTGCTGCTGACTCTGCCAGTGATGCAGCAACTGCTTTAAGTGACTATTCAGCCTGGTCAGGCTGGGAAGATGAAACCAAAGGCTCCACAAAATACACAAACCTGACCAGCTCAGGAAACAGTTCCAGGTGGAGTATCAAATCAGCTGGAAAGCTGGTTAGTATTAGACGTCAGAGCAAAGGTAACCTTACTGACAACTGGGAAGAACTGGAATGA